One Periplaneta americana isolate PAMFEO1 chromosome 8, P.americana_PAMFEO1_priV1, whole genome shotgun sequence genomic region harbors:
- the fln gene encoding flightin encodes MADEPAPAEAPAPEAPPAESLPPPQPSKSRDPNRQILFRHWSRPTHLQYRYLYDYRHNYYNDVIDYLDRKTRGLNRDIPRAQTWAERVLRTYTKDVSSAANTSRNRDIELLTSIRACNNYYTYHSRDYLVRRYPALAL; translated from the coding sequence ATGGCGGACGAGCCGGCTCCAGCAGAGGCCCCCGCGCCGGAGGCGCCCCCCGCAGAGAGTCTGCCGCCCCCACAGCCGTCCAAGTCCCGCGACCCCAACCGGCAGATCCTGTTCAGACACTGGAGCCGCCCCACCCATCTGCAGTACAGATACTTGTACGACTACCGCCACAACTACTATAATGACGTCATCGACTACCTGGACAGGAAGACCCGGGGCCTGAACCGGGACATCCCGCGGGCGCAGACCTGGGCCGAGCGCGTCCTTCGTACCTACACCAAGGACGTGAGCTCGGCGGCCAACACCAGCAGGAACAGGGACATCGAACTGCTGACCTCCATCCGCGCCTGCAACAACTACTACACCTACCACAGCAGAGACTACCTCGTCAGGAGATACCCTGCTCTGGCACTTTAA